A section of the Humulus lupulus chromosome 2, drHumLupu1.1, whole genome shotgun sequence genome encodes:
- the LOC133817909 gene encoding small ribosomal subunit protein eS19x, giving the protein MATAKTVKDVSPHEFVKAYAAHLKRSGKVELPEYTDLVKTARFKELAPYDPDWYYVRAASVARKIYLRGGLGVGAFRRIYGGSKRNGSRPPHFCRSSGAILRHILQQLQNMNIVDVDPKGGRKITSNGQRDLDQVAGRIVVSP; this is encoded by the exons ATGGCGACTGCTAAGACTGTTAAGGATGTAAGTCCGCACGAGTTCGTTAAAGCCTACGCCGCGCATTTAAAGCGTTCCGGCAAG GTCGAGCTTCCGGAGTACACGGATCTGGTGAAGACTGCAAGATTCAAGGAGTTGGCTCCATACGACCCCGATTGGTACTATGTCCGAGCTG CCTCTGTAGCTCGGAAGATCTACTTGAGAGGGGGCCTTGGTGTTGGTGCCTTCCGTAGGATCTATGGTGGCAGCAAGAGGAATGGAAGTCGTCCCCCACATTTCTGCAGAAGCAGTGGGGCCATTCTTCGGCACATACTCCAACAGCTTCAAAACATGAACATCGTGGATGTTGACCCCAAGGG AGGAAGGAAAATTACTTCCAACGGTCAACGGGACCTCGACCAAGTTGCTGGAAGGATTGTGGTTTCTCCATGA